In Syntrophales bacterium, the following proteins share a genomic window:
- a CDS encoding flagellar basal body-associated FliL family protein, producing the protein MAKRKAKLDLYEIPESQVEITDSPSKEQISFKEKLWGSYIILSFVVLFLIVAGGSWWYFRNFSENLKERTGVSLEFDNSVPKVEHFSVDDLLVSVKDIRDRQYILSCSFTLEVDDGRRELVLGKLEEIRKIIYQTLDDEKDDLISNTFVRKTLKKKLKDNVNRMIGMSCVRDIYITKFLVIS; encoded by the coding sequence ATGGCAAAGAGAAAAGCTAAACTAGATCTTTACGAGATACCTGAAAGTCAAGTCGAAATAACGGATTCACCTTCTAAAGAGCAGATCTCTTTTAAAGAGAAGTTGTGGGGTTCATATATCATACTATCGTTTGTTGTTTTATTTTTGATTGTCGCAGGAGGGAGCTGGTGGTATTTTAGAAACTTCTCAGAGAATTTAAAAGAAAGGACTGGAGTTTCACTAGAATTTGATAACTCAGTTCCGAAGGTGGAGCATTTTAGTGTTGATGATTTGCTCGTATCTGTTAAGGATATTAGAGATCGACAATATATTTTGTCGTGCAGTTTCACCTTGGAGGTTGATGATGGGAGAAGGGAACTTGTTTTAGGAAAACTGGAGGAGATAAGAAAAATTATATATCAGACTCTTGATGATGAGAAGGATGATTTAATCTCCAATACGTTTGTCAGGAAAACGTTGAAAAAGAAGCTTAAAGATAACGTCAATAGGATGATAGGAATGAGTTGTGTGCGTGATATATACATAACAAAATTTCTGGTAATCTCATAA
- a CDS encoding FliA/WhiG family RNA polymerase sigma factor — protein sequence MSIDKQTREKLILQYAPMVKTIVNRMTARLPMDLADKESLVNAGIIGLMSALDKFDESKNVPFDVFAKFRIRGAVLDELRANDWIPRSVRHKEQKVEKAINHLRQTLKREPTEEEISVHLGLSIEEYYELLDEAKLVTLLSAEDLSSDYIDFHVDEEWLNYLDRENPLDLLESEELRRLLKNAIDSLPEKERIVLSLYYYEEMTMKEIGAVLKITESRVCQIHSQAIIRLRSHLLHLRETVSV from the coding sequence ATGAGTATCGATAAACAGACGAGGGAAAAACTCATACTTCAGTATGCACCTATGGTTAAAACCATAGTGAACAGGATGACTGCGAGATTGCCTATGGACCTCGCAGATAAGGAATCTCTTGTTAATGCTGGGATAATTGGTCTTATGTCTGCTTTAGATAAATTTGATGAATCCAAGAATGTTCCTTTCGATGTTTTTGCAAAGTTTCGTATTCGAGGTGCGGTGCTAGATGAGCTTAGGGCAAACGATTGGATACCTCGGTCTGTTAGACATAAAGAGCAAAAGGTTGAAAAAGCTATCAATCACCTAAGACAAACACTGAAAAGGGAACCTACAGAAGAGGAGATTTCTGTTCATCTTGGTTTATCAATTGAGGAGTATTATGAGTTGCTGGATGAGGCAAAGTTAGTGACTCTTTTAAGTGCTGAGGATTTGTCTTCTGATTACATTGATTTTCACGTTGATGAAGAGTGGCTCAACTATCTCGACAGGGAGAATCCTCTTGATCTGCTTGAGTCTGAGGAACTCAGGAGATTGTTGAAAAATGCTATTGATAGTCTGCCTGAGAAAGAGAGGATTGTTTTGTCTTTGTATTATTATGAAGAGATGACGATGAAAGAAATAGGAGCTGTTCTTAAAATTACAGAATCACGGGTCTGTCAAATCCATTCACAGGCAATCATAAGATTGCGATCACACCTATTACATCTTCGGGAGACAGTGTCTGTTTAG
- a CDS encoding MinD/ParA family protein: protein MDQSTSFRNVVDGKGEHKKKRTEIRRKPIRVIAITSGKGGVGKTNITANLAYVLDRLNRKVMILDADMGLANIDIILGLTPKYNLFHLLRGEKTIEEILIRGPGRLMILPASSGIAEMADLSSGYKLALIDELNAMRERPDFLLIDTAAGISGNVTYFNMTAKEIIVVATPEPASLTDAYALMKVMYQNYSRKKFRIIINMVRNVAEAKDVFKRLQKVTDHFLSVHVDFLGYIVVDDNFKEAVKRQKALVEIFPHSPASRCLQEIAEKICTETVEYDDEGLLSFFNEAFVGHEYR, encoded by the coding sequence GTGGACCAGTCAACATCATTTAGGAACGTAGTAGACGGTAAAGGCGAGCATAAGAAAAAAAGGACGGAGATTAGAAGGAAACCTATAAGAGTAATCGCCATTACGAGTGGAAAAGGAGGAGTGGGAAAGACCAATATTACTGCAAATCTTGCATATGTTCTTGATCGGTTAAACCGTAAAGTAATGATACTTGATGCGGATATGGGACTTGCCAATATTGATATAATTTTAGGTTTGACGCCTAAATACAATCTTTTCCACCTCCTAAGAGGGGAGAAAACCATCGAGGAAATTCTTATCCGGGGACCAGGTAGACTGATGATACTGCCCGCCTCATCAGGTATCGCAGAGATGGCTGATTTGTCCAGTGGCTATAAACTTGCCCTGATCGATGAGTTGAATGCTATGCGTGAGCGCCCTGATTTTCTACTTATCGATACGGCTGCGGGTATATCAGGTAATGTTACATATTTTAACATGACAGCAAAAGAGATTATAGTTGTTGCAACTCCTGAACCCGCCTCGCTTACTGATGCCTACGCACTTATGAAAGTTATGTATCAAAACTACTCAAGGAAGAAGTTCAGGATTATTATAAACATGGTTAGGAACGTTGCGGAAGCCAAAGACGTCTTCAAACGCTTACAGAAAGTAACCGATCATTTTCTCAGCGTTCATGTGGATTTTCTTGGGTATATAGTTGTTGACGATAACTTCAAAGAAGCTGTTAAGAGACAGAAAGCACTTGTGGAAATCTTTCCCCATTCGCCGGCAAGCAGGTGTTTGCAGGAGATTGCTGAAAAAATATGTACTGAGACGGTGGAGTATGATGACGAAGGGCTTCTCTCCTTCTTCAATGAAGCTTTTGTAGGACATGAGTATCGATAA